Proteins encoded together in one Musa acuminata AAA Group cultivar baxijiao chromosome BXJ3-6, Cavendish_Baxijiao_AAA, whole genome shotgun sequence window:
- the LOC103989523 gene encoding xyloglucan endotransglucosylase protein 7-like gives MASCASLLLLLALLATSASTSLAGNFYQDVDITWGDGRAKILNNGQLLTLSLDKYSGSGFQSKDQYVYGKFDVQLKLVPGNSAGTVTTFYLSSQGAAHDEIDLEFLGNLSGDPYVLHTNVYSQGKGNREQQFYLWFDPTKDFHTYSILWNPRHIVIYVDGTPIREFRNRESVGVPYPKSQAMRVYSSLWDAEDWATRGGLVKTDWSQAPFTAAFRNYNANGCVWPSGASSCSSGTSNSWMWEEFDATSLKKLRWVQKNYMIYNYCTDVKRFPQGLPPECFAS, from the exons ATGGCTTCCTGTGCTTCCTTGCTTCTCTTGCTTGCTTTGCTTGCCACTTCTGCAAGCACTTCGCTGGCCGGCAACTTTTACCAGGATGTAGACATCACCTGGGGTGATGGCCGTGCCAAAATCCTCAACAATGGCCAGCTCCTCACGCTTTCCCTGGACAAGTATTCTGGCTCCGGCTTCCAGTCCAAAGACCAGTACGTTTACGGGAAGTTCGACGTGCAGCTCAAGCTCGTTCCTGGGAATTCTGCTGGAACAGTCACTACCTTCTAC CTGTCGTCGCAAGGAGCGGCGCATGACGAGATCGACCTGGAGTTCCTCGGCAACCTCAGCGGGGACCCCTACGTCCTCCACACCAACGTGTACAGCCAGGGGAAGGGGAACAGGGAGCAGCAGTTCTACCTCTGGTTCGATCCCACCAAGGACTTCCACACCTACTCGATCTTGTGGAATCCCAGACACATCGT CATCTACGTGGATGGCACACCCATAAGGGAGTTCAGGAACAGGGAGTCGGTCGGCGTGCCGTACCCGAAGAGCCAAGCGATGAGGGTCTACTCCAGTCTGTGGGATGCGGAGGATTGGGCCACCAGAGGGGGGTTGGTGAAGACGGATTGGTCCCAGGCACCCTTCACGGCTGCCTTCAGGAACTACAACGCCAATGGCTGCGTGTGGCCTTCAGGAGCTTCCTCCTGCTCTTCGGGGACCAGCAACTCTTGGATGTGGGAGGAGTTTGACGCCACCAGCTTGAAGAAGCTGAGGTGGGTGCAGAAGAACTACATGATCTACAACTACTGCACTGATGTGAAGAGGTTCCCCCAGGGGCTGCCTCCCGAGTGCTTTGCAAGCTAA